The following proteins come from a genomic window of Thiothrix unzii:
- a CDS encoding HNH endonuclease, which translates to MFEVSAELLGLCRAVTAKRPKTVIDHILAHGFITTEALKDVYGYNHPPRAVRDVRENGIPLETFRVTGSDGRKIAAYRFGELSGLTVRKLSGRTGLSKRLKEALVAKYGCQCFIYLEVMDERELQIDHRVPYEVDGDGDGELNPDDFMLLSASANRAKSWFCEHCDNWNGSKDKQVCLTCYWAFPENYTHVATRHSRRIDLVWQGDEVAVYERLKAAAFELGKEVPEFVKEVLEREAKLLG; encoded by the coding sequence ACGTCCTAAAACGGTGATTGATCATATTTTGGCGCATGGTTTTATCACGACCGAAGCATTGAAAGATGTTTACGGCTACAACCATCCACCCCGTGCCGTGCGGGATGTGCGTGAAAATGGTATTCCACTGGAAACGTTTCGGGTAACAGGTTCGGACGGGCGTAAGATTGCGGCTTACCGCTTCGGTGAATTGAGCGGATTAACGGTCAGAAAATTATCAGGACGCACGGGTCTATCCAAACGCCTCAAAGAGGCCCTGGTTGCCAAGTATGGTTGTCAGTGTTTCATTTATTTGGAAGTGATGGATGAGCGTGAGTTGCAAATCGACCATCGTGTTCCCTATGAAGTGGATGGCGACGGCGATGGAGAGTTAAATCCTGACGATTTTATGCTGCTGTCTGCCTCCGCGAATCGAGCAAAATCATGGTTCTGTGAACATTGTGATAATTGGAATGGCAGTAAAGATAAGCAGGTTTGTCTGACTTGTTACTGGGCTTTCCCAGAAAATTATACCCATGTGGCAACGCGCCATAGTCGTCGTATTGACCTTGTTTGGCAAGGGGATGAAGTGGCTGTTTATGAGAGGCTGAAAGCCGCCGCTTTTGAACTTGGTAAAGAAGTCCCTGAGTTTGTTAAGGAAGTTCTTGAGCGTGAAGCCAAGTTACTGGGATAG